A genomic region of Pseudopipra pipra isolate bDixPip1 chromosome W, bDixPip1.hap1, whole genome shotgun sequence contains the following coding sequences:
- the LOC135405468 gene encoding olfactory receptor 14J1-like, whose amino-acid sequence MPNSSSPTQFLLLAFADRRELQLLHFWLFLAISLAALLANGLILSAVACDHHLHTPMGFFLLNLSLTDLGCICTTVPKAMHNSLWDTTTISYMGCASQLFFFLFFITAEYFLLTIMCYDRYVAICKPLHYGTLLGSRACAHMAAAAWATGFLYSLLHTANTFSLPLCQGNALGQFFCEIPQILKLSCSGVSLREIALLAFSAFPFLGCLIFIVFSYVQIFRAVLRIPSQQGRHKTFSTCLPHLAVVSIFVSTGIFAYLKPPSISSPSLDLALSVLYSVVPPALNPLIYSLRNQELKDALRKMMTGCFSGAIMCQVSDV is encoded by the coding sequence atgcccaacagcagctcccccacccagttcctcctcctggcattcgcagacaggcgggagctgcagctcctgcacttctggctcttcctggccatctccctggctgccctcctggccaacggcctcatcctcagcgccgtagcctgtgaccaccacctgcacacccccatgggcttcttcctgctcaacctctccctcacagacctgggctgcatctgcaccactgtccccaaagccatgcacaattccctctgggacaccacaaccatctcctacatgggatgtgcttcacagctctttttctttctgttcttcatcacagcagagtatttcctcctcaccatcatgtgctacgaccgctacgttgccatctgcaaacccctgcactatgggaccctcctgggcagcagagcttgtgcccacatggcagcagctgcctgggccactggctttctctattctctgctgcacacagccaatacattttccctgcccctgtgccagggcaatgcaCTGGGCCAGTTCTTTTGTGAAATTCCACAGATCCTAAAGCTCTCCTGCTCAGGCGTGTCCCTGAGGGAAATTGCGCTTCTTGCTTTtagtgcttttccttttctgggttgcttaatttttattgttttctcctatgtgcagatcttcagggctgtgctgaggatcccctctcagcagggacggcacaaaaCCTTTTCCACGTgtctccctcacctggccgtggtctcgatctttgtcagcactggcatatttgcctacctgaagcccccctccatctcctccccatccctggatctggccctgtcagttctgtattcggtggttcctccagcactgaaccccctcatctacagtctgaggaaccaggagcttaaggatgccctgagaaaaatgatgactggatgcttttcaggagcaattatGTGCCAGGTTTCTgatgtgtag